A window of Globicephala melas chromosome 2, mGloMel1.2, whole genome shotgun sequence genomic DNA:
agggattaggatgtggacataaCCTTTTTGGGGCCACCGTTCAACGATACCATACAATTcggtgggttttagtatattcacagaattgcgTATCCATCGCCACTATCAATTTTGCATCATTTTCCTTACCCCAGAGAAAGACACTGTACCAACttgcagtcactccccatctTCTCCCAACCCCCCAGCCGTAGGTgatcactaatctactttatgactctatgaatttgcctagtctggacacttcatataaatggaatcatgcaacatgtggccttttgtgtttggcttcttagtataacgttttcaaggttcatccatgttggagcatgtatcagtactttactcttttattgttaaataatattcttttgtgtgggtttaccacattttctttattcattcatcagtcgatggacatcTGAGCTGTTCCTACTTTTGGGCTGTTATATGTATCTTGGTGTGCACGTTTTTAGgcggatgtatgttttcatttctcttgggcacatacctaggagtagaattgctgggtctcTGGTTACCTTTTGAGGAATGGCCAGACTTTCCCCAAGCCCCTGCAccattcacattcccaccagcagtgtgtgagggttccagtttctcctgattctattttattgtcttcttttatttGGTGCTGTTGTCCGTTCTGCCTTTTCTGATAACATTCTCGCTAAGAAGAATATTTCCATTCCATTTCTATTAGAGTCACAATTTGTTTCTcacattaaagaaatgaaaggtgaTTAGTTCTAATCTACCCTAACTGtaatatttacatttacttttGGTTTCACCCTGCTTCCCAGAAActtagtacaaagaaaaaatgcctATCTCCAAATCCAAAACCATTTTAGCtctcaaaacccaaaaaactctcCCTCAGCTATAAGCTCAATGAAGGCAGGCACCTTATCTCTCActttttcttgtaaattttgtatgCAGCTTGTGGTGAGCTGTCCAATATTAAATGAGAATGTGATTATTGTCTCATGTGTAAAAGGATTTAATGTTTTATAGGCTGATGGTTTTTCTTAATTATGCACAGATTTCTGACATATTTGGTTATTGTTTTTAACGTGCAGATGAACAGGAGACTGAAGATGTAACAGAAGAATGTAAAGAATCTTAAGCAAAGACTTGCTGGGGTGTGCTTTTAAGAAAGCtggtaaattaaattaaatcacattttttccaaattctttgaATTCAATGAATTCATTATAGAGACCATTCCTCAAATGATGATTTTAATGTTTGGATTCTCTCTTTCTGGATCACATTTCCTTGATATTTTTGAGACTCGTGGTATAATTGTTCAGTGGTTTTTCCTCATCGAAATTCCTGGGAAaattttttattgctaaatttGCAACATCAGGGATACGTTATAGAAACCAACATTTATGTATGTGTGCTACGTTAAAACTAGTTGAAATGCTATGATTGTTTTGTATTTGATTTGATACGTTGCCACTTTATTGTGATTTAGACAGATTTGATCACCATGAATTGTAGCTTTGCCCctgctttcccttctttcctcctctctaatGCCTGTTAAGTAAGTACAACTTGCCGTGGAGAGAAATGAATTTTCTCAACAAAGCAATGTTAGGCTATCCTTGCTATCTTATTAGTAATGGTACTTTTCATAAGCAGAAGTTTGACTGaattattacatatattatatttagttattttctttcagagttTGCCTTTTACAATGCAGCAAATAAAGAtcagctacttaaaaaaaaataacctgtgGTACTATTTGAAGAGAGAGGGTTTGTTAGTTACAAGTGAGTAGCCTGGATTCATGAGAACATTTTATGTCAACACTCCGTATGATGAATTGGCATTAGAACTagaagtccaatttatttctgattctaaaaaaaaaaaaaaaaaaaaaagagctattgtGCAGTATTTAACAAAATTTGGAATAATGTATATGTAGCATTATTATTTTTCGCTCGAATGTTTTCATCTACTGATATTGGATAATATTAGTGATTGCTTACGTCAAGTTTGCTTGACTTTTTAAAGTGAAGACTTCTATAGCTACTGTTTTCAGAAGAATTGATAGGCAATTTCTTTTTCTAGCCTTTTTCAGTTTATATTAAAACAGCAGTGGTTCTTGTTGATGTTAATGTGCTACAGTGTAATTTGTCTTGATGCTAAGAGTTTTGCCGTGGGTTGCCAGCAGAGGTTAAAAGTCATGATTTTGGACTCTCATAGGAGTGACATGTGTGGCATAGGGTTTGGGTCAGAACAATCAGAGGAGAGAGGTGGTATGGATGGGGATTTGCAGTGGTGATAGAGAGGAGCCATTTTTGCCCATAAGCCTTTCAGAGGAGTGGGGCTTTCTAAACCCATGTGCTTCTGGTGTTtgacatgtatgtgtatgtgtgtgagagagagaaagagagagggagagggagggagagagggagagcaggaaagagcgagagaaggggagagggagggagatgttgGAGAGAGAGCTTATGCCTTTGTAAACTGTTCCTGCAAATGGTATTTGCGGCAGAGTGAATCTTTATGTTACAAGAGtttaagagaaggaaaggaaaacagaatgatTTTAAGTAGTGAATTTTACCATTGAAAGAGGTGACACCATTCCATAGCATGTCAACTGAAAGTACCTCTAATAAGAACTGGCAAGCTGAATTTGTATAATATATTCAACATGAAGGCTCCAGATTAATATATTCAACATGAAGgctccagattaaaaaaaaagaaaggccctgatagggaaagaaaatgttattaaaaaataagtttttattttaaggttCCTTTTAGACCTGAGTGTTTGCCCCAGAACAAGATagagaagaaaagatataaaagagCAAGAGCTAATTCATTTCAGGAATGAATTTAGGATCTTAAAATTTGAGGTTTTTCTACTTATGACTCCTCAAGAAAATTACTGGCATCACCTTTATTGTAAATTCCCAGAGGACCTAAAACTGCCGTCCTATCCAACTCTTTGAAATGCATGAcaataaaatagaaggaaaaagctATACCCCGAtggcataattttaatttttaacacatCCTGTATTTTAGTACAACCTGATACGAAGGTCAGTCTTGGAGTGAATATGCAGCATGCCTGGGAAAAACCTCCTGTTTCCAGACACTTTTATCTGTCCCATCTTgatattttgagttacttttgttCTGTTACTACTTAAAAGTGAATTAGAATTCTCTCCCAAGACTTCACACGTTGAGCTGCTCAGAGAGTGAATGTCATGTTTCAAAGAATTATTTCTTTCAAATcagttttccaaattttataacTATTACCAACACCTTCTAGTTCCTGACTCTTCACCTGGATACCATAAAATGATTTGGCAATTTATACTTATATAGGACTATGCTACCCTAGATAGATGTTTCTAGAATGGGAGAGAAAGATCAACAAGGAAAAAGAGTCTGTCTCACTCAGCCAGtcctttttgttttaatagatCTCAAAGCGAGACCTTTAACCTActcataaatttttttattctacctgttcttattaaaactaaaaattggcCAGTATTCTACATTCATGGTTAGCCCACCTGAAACTCAAGTTCTGCTTATTGTAAGGCATTGGCCTTCTCTTCacaaaataatttgattttttacatgtatatatgtttttaggATTTCGTCCAAATTCGACCTGTCTCTGTAGTCATCCGTTTTTGACCAAAGGTATAGTCGTTCTCCAAAAAGTGTTACCTGTAGAGTTTGACCCAACTTTTCGAGGACAGTTCTTCCTCCGTTAACGTTTCTAAAGCTTCTCCACAACGTGCAATGGTGTTGCCCACCCAGTGCCCTCATTCATGGCTCAGAAGATGTAGCTGTGAATTCTGTGTGCTTCactcctgttttcctttttcattgtttttagaaACAGAACTGGACTTTGAAAAGGATTCAATAAATGACATTTAGTGACACTGGTAAAATATGAACTTGTATCCTTTTGGGTCCCACATCTCGGGGGGACATTTCTCATTGCTGTGTTTTTAATATGAcaggttaatttttgttttgttcttctattCCACAAATCCAGCAAATATGTCATCTAAGCAACTCAGTCTTCCTAAATCGTATAGGAAATATGAATGTTCCTGTTActtactgtgttttctttttgtatatacTCTATTGGTTTGAGGATGGAATTTACCCATACCTCATAACATAAagccagaaaacaaataaacatggaTACAGTAAGTATAAATATAAAGTTCCATATGATTTATTGTTGTTCCTTGTACATAAGAAACAGTAATATACAACTTACACTGCTTTagaatgtaaaatggataaaaatgtgtaCAAAAAAAGCACATTCCTAGAAAAGTATTGGCAAATAGTAAAAACAGGGAGGAGGGtaacaagcaaaaaacaaatcaacaaaacaaaaagaaaaacaaacaattcttCAATTCAGTGtgcaaacattttataaaaatagaaatactaacTCTACAGGCAGTATTTcctgataaattatttaaatagcatATCTACACAATCTGAGATATCTATTCCAATggcaatgagaaaataatttataaaaataaagcaatggtATACAAGATGATAGAAAAACACAACtttcagaaaatgtatttaaCATTTCAATGCTATTTCCTTATTGGGAATACTTTTCTGTGAAGAATTTTTATACTATGTAcaacattgacttttttttttttaggtactaCAGTAGCTTTAAGTTTGTTAGACATTTAAACTCTTTTCTGCTTGATCCAAAAATTCTTTACTCAGTCACACAACAAATGAGGTAATATTTGTATACAAGTTTCacctttgtcatttttttcatttggaaaaaggcaaaaataataaatgtagatGCTTTTCATCTCCCTGGAAATAGGCACAAGGGATGGAGCAAAACAGTATTAAAGCCCTCCTGGCTTTCTTTGCAAACTAAAAACACTTGCAAATGGACAACCAAATAATTCcacttgaaaaaataaaggaaaaaagaagaatcccAAATCATTCAGTCTAAGCACAAAATGAAGAGCAGCTTGCTGTGCTGATTTCCTTGTGCCATTCCTATGAAAGTTTTGCTGATCAATCTCAACTACCAGCTCTCAAACACTTTCCATATGAAACCTAGATTCCAGGTAGAACAGAGTTAATAAATAATCTGTATTTACAATCTTACAGTCATGAAGACTTGTAGCAAAGATGATATGCTTACGCTTCTTCCTGTTCCATGAATAGTCTTTCAGACAGATCCTCcagaataagtaaaaaataaatattttacattgtaaaatgtttgtaaaaaaaaaaaaaaacaaacaccaaactacagtccaaaagagaaaattggaaaactccatgatattcaggaaaaaagagagaaaaggaatgtcTTAGTTGATAATTTTGTGCCTTTCTAACCATAAAAATACAAGCACGGCTACCTTTCCCATGGGAGGTAACCCAGTGCTCACTGAGATGGTAGGTTTTCTTATTTCCCTGCTACATCTGCACAAGCTACGTCTGGAATACAGCTGACAATTTCAATATAACCAGGCAGTGGCAGCCAGCACTGCCTTGTGCTGGTTTAGTTCTGACTCCCTGTTCTGGTTGCTACAGGTGATGTGTAAGGGGTGGAAATCCGGGAGGAAGTCCACAAGCcagtcttttccttccttccctgcttctaTTTAAGTGCCTATTTACGTGGGTCAATCAGCTAACATGGGTCAGCATCATGAAATCCATCAACAGTCTTTCCCCTGAAAATGATTTAGTACCGAAAAAGGAACAGTCCCTCCATGTTTTCTTCATACAATCGTCTCTTGGGTATGCGCCCTCCCCTTAGGGCTTCGGCCCCGCCCCCCCATTCCCGAGGGAGTAGGTCAGGGCTGGTTTTGTTTGTCAATTCTAGCGAGTCCTCCCTTCTCTCACACGCCTGAAAACGCTTTGGAGTCCACTGCTCAGAGCTGGCCTCACAATCGCCCTCTGCCCTGACAAAAGCAGAGTGGGACAGGCACCTTCCAACCGAAGCAAGTGGatgcttttgatttttcaaaagccAACCAAAGTCATTGTTTATATCCTTGGAAGATTCTTCTCATTCAGAGGCTGAATGCTGAGTCTGATTTGGAAAATTGCATTTTCTTGAGGCAAGTCACATGTTCTAAGAGTCCACACTGATGCAAGCAGAGAGcaaaggcaggcagggaggagTGATCCTGGGGGTTTTCTTAAGCCCATGGTTCCAGAAGGTGCAATACCAGCAATGGTTATGATCAGTCTTTTCATCAACAGTTTGATGATTAGGAATCTGttaaataaatagacaaacacataaatacataaactaATTCATCAAGGCATCGTCATCTTAATATCCCTTAATACGTTAACAACCTAGGCATAGCTCTACTTTTATAATGTCAAAAGCATATTTTAAGATTGTCAGCTTATATAATTACACGTTAGTGTGTTGGAACATGGTTGCTAGGAGCTTGACACTGCATAACCTTCCAGAACTTATGCTGTGATTTCTAAGTCTTTCCGTGTTAAAACTCTAGGGAGTTTTATTTTACAACTTAAGACTCAAAGATTACACCATAATTTAAATATTGAGTAACAGCAACCATATTTTTTTTACTGTGCTTCATCTTGTTGGCTCCAAGCTTGGCCCAGTAAAcgtttattaagcacctgttTTGTAGGAGACCCAATGCTAGACTCAGTGAGAGCTTAAGTAAccactaaatgaaaaaaagagcaaaggttAGTAGTGAAAATTAATTTAACATGCCAACATGAAGGCAAtactcctttccctttctttccaagAGGGAAAGGTTCTGAAAGACAACCTGGGCCGTAATGGCATGAATAAAACTAAGTGGTGTGCAAGacatagaaatgtaaaatttaaaaaatttttagtattATTGCTGGGGTCTGAACTGTACAGGAGCTTGTCTGCAGTTTACTTTGCGCTGGCTATGAAGAGAACAGAGATTGCTAAATTAAAATGGTTCACAAGGACTCAGCACTTCATAAGCCGCAGTTCATAggcactatttcattttttatcataTGCCTTCAACAGCAAAATATAAATAACCCTTTCTCTAAAATAGCCTTTAAATCAGCCTCTCCCATGATTGGCATTCTTGGTATTGGTCTGAACTAGGGATGTCAACTGGTATATTCACTGTCATTTTGCTCCTACCTCTGCATTCATATTTCAGGTCAGAGAAGAACACCATTTCTTGAGAGAAGACGAACAACCCTAGCCTACCGCCAGCATAGGTTTTGTCATAGATGGGTCCTGAGTCGGCCATGATTTTCTTCCCTTCATACATCACCACTCTGCAGGAAAAAGGAAGTCGCGTTAGTGACACCCTTGCTTTTTggtcctctccttctctcccgtCAGTGTGACTTAAGTGAAATTTAATCAGAGCAATCTTACCTAATGAAACCCGTCTTTGGCCTGTGGCTCAGACGCCATCTGTAGGCGGTGAAATCTTTCCAGCCTATTTGACGAGGGTCATGCCACAGCGTGCGTACCTGGAGGAAAAGGAAACGAAAAGGTTGAAACAGCCTCATTATGAGATTTATATTTCATTCCATGAGAAACGGTGCTTGAAAGGTACAGAGTTGACCTAAATTAGAGGGCTGCAATGTAGGATTTTTTTCCGAAGGCCTTTTTCATTAGATGTGTAGCCTTGAATGTACATataaagcagagagaagagaaacttttatttgtttgtttgaagaggCTAAAACTGCCTTTGGATTTGAAGTGGGCTCCCCTCTCAGACCCTAGGATGTTTTTTCAAAGCAGAACTTAATGCTGCAGTTGGTGATGCGGGGAACGTGATATCTAAGATTCCCTGTCGGGAGGCCTGGCCAAAGCACAGCATCCCTTGTGCTGGTCTAGCACCTCTCCCCCTTCTGCAGGGTGTTGTTCTCACCTGGCCGGGGGTGTTTCCTGTGTGCCACAGGGCATTCCGCAGGTGCTCGCCAGGCCCCGTGGTGGAGTTCACGACCTTCACAGAAAGGCCGGAGTATCCCTGAGCCCTTGTGGGGTTGGTGTCCCAGTAGGACTGAGTGACTTGCTTCCACATCACAACGTAGAAGCGGCTGCTGGACTGGTAGCCAAAGACAAATCCGGCATAGTCATCATCCCTTTCGGTGTTGATGAAGAAGGTGCCACTGAAGTCCACAGCGTTAAACTCATCATAACCTGGAAGAGGAGGCCAGACCCAGGTTAAAACCGGCAGCCTTCGGGAAGTTCTCTGTTACACTCCTAGGCATTTTTTAGCACCCATGGGGACACACACGACTGCCAGcttttatatttgcttctttcCCCTCTATGCACTGGCCTTTCGTTAGAAGAACTCACTACTCACCTACAGCAAGTCCAGGATCACAGTTGACGGTCTGGACAAGTTCTTTACCCTGATGGCGTACAACCCAGTTAGGGTCATTTTGGGACGTCCCTTTGGGATCTAGAGGAATCATCTGGAATCGGCGGAAATCGGTCTCACTGATATCAACGTTTTCGGGACAGATGTCATCGATGTCTGGCACGTTGTCCTGGTCAAAATCATCTTTGCAAGCATCACCTCGACCATCACCTGAGGCCAAAAAGGCAAGAGTACAGTGAAATTCTGAAATAACCGTGACTGGTGCCAGAAATTCACTGTCTTCTCAAAGCTGACATTTGGTCTGTTCATCCTTAAATGCAttcagctttgtttttatttcctgaatCCAGACAGCCATGGTTTCAGTGACTCTCTTTAAAAGTGGCTCTAGTGACTCACCATCAGAGTCCTTCTGGTCAGGATTGGGCACGAGCCTGCAGTTGTCCTTGTCATCAGGAATGCCGTCATTGTCATCGTCATGGTCGCAGGCATCGCCCTTGCCATCCTTGTCATGGTCAGCCTGGTTGGCGTTGGGCACGTAGGGACAGTTGTCCAGGTTGTTCTGGTGGCCGTCTTCATCAATGTCCTGATTGTTGTCACAGGTATCTCCAATGCGGTCCGAGTCAGAATCGAGCtgaaagagacagaaacagagggtCAATTGGAGTATGAATCATTGATGCTAAAGAGAACTTCTGTAAGATTCTCCAGTGTTGGATTCGGCCAGTGAGGTTTGAAGTCTATATGCCACTGCCAAAAGCTAGTCATATtaacagattttaaatgtttttcttcttgactCTTGTTTTCATATGACAGTTTTAAtagggatttttgttgttgttttttttaaaatagaaaactgtCGAAATAAAATTCAATAGAAAGCAGTAACTAATCCCCAAGGATGGAATGCCATGTTAACTGcttatattttaatgataaatgaAATTCTTTGAGTAcaatttgttattttccatttaagtTTTCAATTAGGAAATTGTTGACACGTCAGCATCTACTCTAGGTCATTAAATCATGGCAACATGGCACTGCTTTTTATACATACTTGGAAATCCATATGGTGGgatcaattattttcttctttttttaggtaTTTGGTTTTATATCTCTAGTCCATGATGGTTGTCAACTGTTGGCTCAGGTAGTCAGAATTCTAAATTTTTTCAAAACTGTACTTCTCAAGAGTACTTTTTTACATTATTCAGTGTATGTGGGATGCTTAGGGATTATTTATACACAAGTTGAAATGTTTCTTGCCAGTATTTATGCTCTTTGCCATTAAGATTTTTACATGATTCATTAACTGttataaactttattattatCGGAAGAACCAAAAACTCATCCAGGGAGGTTAAACGGCATTGAGGTTTAATTTACAGTAAGATCCAAACTCAACATAGATGACCCTCAATGCCATTTGATCAGGAAAGCTATCCCAGATCATTCATGCTTTCCCATTACGGCCCCAAAGAGATTCATCCTGTTGCTTTCTGTTTTATAGGAGCTCAAATGAACAAACATTAGGAGCTCAGCTGGACTTCTCATtttttgaatcttttaaaaatattcccattttttaaaagctggttTCTATGTTTTCAGAACAATGCCTTAACTTTCACAGCTAGAAAATAATGACGAGCAATTACACAAGAAAAGGAACTTGTTCTGGCTGATGTCTATTTGCAGCACTCCCTGGCAGTGCTACGGAGAATTATCTGCTTGCAGTGCCAAACACTTGAAGAATGACAATGAAACAGGGATTTCTCCAGTTTGGGGgaattatttttagtttgaatTTCTTGCAGCCAGATTATATCATTAGCCGTGAAAATGGTTGTGTATCGTGCTTAGGgatattttcttccatctctgAGTTTCAAATATGATTAATATTCCCGTAGAGTCGTCAGCCACAGATTTCTGCTTTGTATAATTTATCTTAACAATGGTAGATCCCGCTGAGCAAGTCACGTGGACCTTCTTGTAGAAGACAGGATTGACATTACAAGACTGTCACACTAAAGACCTATGAGACTCTGCGAGGAACTCATGTCAGGCAAACTGTTCACATGAAAATATTACAATTGGCTATGAGAGCACTGAGAGCCGTGGTAATGTTTGAACTCTGTTTAACTCCTCTATTTTTTAGAGGCCTAGAAAGGGATATTCTAACACTTTACTGAAAGATTCTGAAAGGCATCCACCGACCTGATCTGGATTGTGTTCCAGGGGGCAGTTGTCACACTGATCTCCAACCCCATCCATGTCAGTGTCTCTCTGGTCCACGTTGTAGACATACTGGCAGTTGTCCCGTTCATTGAGGATACCTGCAGAGAACAGGGGACAGGTAAGAGCTGGAATCTCCAGCCTCAGCTGTTTCAACCAAATCGCACACTAACAGCCAGGGCTGCTCAAGGTTGAGAGCCAAGTGAGAGACACTGGGGCCCGCTGGAGTCAGGGAGTGCCTTACCGTCCCCATCAATGTCTGCTGCGCAGGCGTCTCCTTCCCCGTTGTTGTCCGTGTCAGCCTGGTCTGGGTTGTGGTTGTAGGGGCAGTTGTCACAGCGGTCTCCCACGTCGTCTCTGTCATAGTCATACTGGGCTGGGTTGTAATGGAACGGACAGTTGTCCTGCAAAGATAAGAAGCAGAGCATTTTACAACACGGTCCATGAAGCCCGCCTCAAACCACATgcagaatatttataaaactgtgaaaatatgcaacaattattttctatttagtgGATATACTAATTGAATCCTCTGTAAAATGGTCACTGCAAAAGTTAAAAGCCAGGACATAATGAGTGAAAAATGAATTGCTGTTGGTTACGAGTCAGTGAGATGTAAATAGAAACTCAACATCACTGCTCTCAGTGCGCTCAAAGAAAATCTTAATGTGACTTAAAGAAGACATTTGAAACCAATCTGGGGAGCGAAGTGTCATTTGTTCACATATTGTAACCTCTTGCTCCAACCGGCGGAAGGGAAGGTTGtgatgaaaaacaaaaccctcatttaaaaattctcttggcAACATCTATGTCCTCAAACTACTGAAACACAACAAATAACTTCTGATGATCCTAGATATCAGTAACTTCATTGAATCTCAAGGTGTTACAGGCTGTTGCTgaatacaaaagctgaaagaggaGTAGAAAACGTTTTTTACCCTGTCATCTGGAATTTTATCATTGTCATCGTCATCGTCACAGGCGTCGCCGATTCCGTCCTTGTCATAGTCTTCCTGCCCTGAGTTGGGGAGGTTGGGGCAATTATCCTGGAAAGAGAAGACACATTACAGCTGCAGTTTGCATGCCTTTTGCTCAGCTCAGGCACCAGAGATAAACGCTCTAGACTTTGTACACGctgggaacacagccatgctctgCTGGTATTTGGTAGAGAAGTGAACATTTTTTTGGACAACATAATCGACTGTGGAACACAACTGCCCACAGGGCCTGCTGCCCCATTCATGATCTTGGCACCAAGTGATTTAATATTAATAAGAATTAGGGCTGCTCTGCCTTTGGATGATTTAatctttcagtttcattttcagacttttaagcatttaaaatccCTCAGCCTGTTCCCTTGATAAGGGCTTTCTGGAGGTGGGCGAGGAAAGCGGGGGCTACCTTTTTGCAGTGGTAAGTTGCATTGGCCACGCACACCAGGTCCTTGTTGGGCCAGCCGTCCAGGTCTGTGTCCTCCCCACAGATGATGCCGTTGCCGGCGTAGCCGGGCTTGCACTCGCAGCGGTACATGGGGTCACTGTAGTGGCTCAGGTAGTTGCACTTGGCATTCTTGTTGCAGTCGTGTGTGCCGTCCATGCAGGGGTTGCGGGGCTTGCACACCTGAGGGTACATCCTGACATTAAGGCAGAGCCTTCGAGAGTCCCCAGACACCACAGAACCAAGAACCCAGATCCCCATCGTCTCTGAACAGACAGAGCTCCATGGGAAGAGTGTGGGTCCTCCCCATCCGCCCCGGGTATGTCCAGGTTACAGGCTAACGTGGCTTTTTGTGCGTTTTCCTTGAAATTGCTCAGCACCTAGGCACTTAGAAGCCCATCCACTCACAACTTGTTCCAGGGCAGCATTGTCAGAGGTGATGGACCTGTTTTCCTTGCTGGAGCTACAGTGGATTTTCTAGTCCCGTTTCTAAGAGCTAGGTTGTCCACTCACCCCCTTCCCTGttttttgtgaagggtataagATGACGTTCCCTCCTTTCGTGGCTCTTTCGCTTGAGGACACCCCTCCTTCACTCCCGTCTACGAGTCCCCTCTGCTCTACCTGTTTGTTGGTGGTGGCATGTTCCACGCCCCGGCCGAAGGGCTGCGAGCCGGTGAAGCGTGGCGGGCAGGGCAGGCAGTTGTAGCCGGGGTCTGTGTTCTCACACCTGTGCTCTCCGTTGTGGTTGAAGCAGGCATCAGGGACTTCTTTGCACTATGGAAGAAATAGCAGTTTGCTTCGTGTTTAGAGAACACTGCCAAAGGAAATGACTAGGACAGGTGAGCTGCTTTCCTAGGTCTGGTAACTCCCAGCTTCTCACCTCATCAACATCTTTGCACTGGATGCCATTTC
This region includes:
- the THBS1 gene encoding thrombospondin-1, which produces MGLAWGLSVLFLWHVCGSNRIPESGGDNSVFDIFELTGAARKGSGRRLVKGPDPSSPAFRIEDANLIPPVPDDKFQDLVDAVRAEKGFLLLASLRQMKKTRGTLLAVERKDHSGQVFSVVSNGKAGTLDLSLTVQGKQHVVSVEEALLATGQWKSITLFVQEDRAQLYIDCEKMENAELDAPIQSIFTRDLASIARLRIAKGGVNDNFQGVLQNVRFVFGTTPEDILRNKGCSSSTSVLLTLDNNVVNGSSPAIRTNYIGHKTKDLQAMCGISCDELSNMVLELRGLRTIVTTLQDSIRKVTEENKELVNELRRPPLCYHNGVQYRNSEEWTVDSCTECRCQNSVTICKKVSCPIMPCSNATVPDGECCPRCWPSDSADDGWSPWSEWTSCSVTCGNGIQQRGRSCDSLNNRCEGSSVQTRTCHIQECDKRFKQDGGWSHWSPWSSCSVTCGDGVITRIRLCNSPSPQMNGKPCEGEARETKACQKDACPINGGWGPWSPWDICSVTCGGGVQKRSRLCNNPTPQFGGKDCVGDVTENQICNKQDCPIDGCLSNPCFADVKCTSYPDGSWKCGACPPGYSGNGIQCKDVDECKEVPDACFNHNGEHRCENTDPGYNCLPCPPRFTGSQPFGRGVEHATTNKQVCKPRNPCMDGTHDCNKNAKCNYLSHYSDPMYRCECKPGYAGNGIICGEDTDLDGWPNKDLVCVANATYHCKKDNCPNLPNSGQEDYDKDGIGDACDDDDDNDKIPDDRDNCPFHYNPAQYDYDRDDVGDRCDNCPYNHNPDQADTDNNGEGDACAADIDGDGILNERDNCQYVYNVDQRDTDMDGVGDQCDNCPLEHNPDQLDSDSDRIGDTCDNNQDIDEDGHQNNLDNCPYVPNANQADHDKDGKGDACDHDDDNDGIPDDKDNCRLVPNPDQKDSDGDGRGDACKDDFDQDNVPDIDDICPENVDISETDFRRFQMIPLDPKGTSQNDPNWVVRHQGKELVQTVNCDPGLAVGYDEFNAVDFSGTFFINTERDDDYAGFVFGYQSSSRFYVVMWKQVTQSYWDTNPTRAQGYSGLSVKVVNSTTGPGEHLRNALWHTGNTPGQVRTLWHDPRQIGWKDFTAYRWRLSHRPKTGFIRVVMYEGKKIMADSGPIYDKTYAGGRLGLFVFSQEMVFFSDLKYECRDS